A stretch of Syntrophorhabdales bacterium DNA encodes these proteins:
- a CDS encoding thiamine pyrophosphate-dependent enzyme, translating to TIVTTDVGQHQMWIAQAYPFTKPRRLLTSGGLGTMGFGLPAAIGAALANPGRTVLCASGDGSFQMNIQELATLAELDLPVKIVIMNNGHLGLVRQQQELFYDKRYIASRFSLKLDFAALGRQFGIPGFRVAEPGDLAGALERALSEPGPCIIDIPIHYEENVYPIVPPGASNRDMIGSEFELA from the coding sequence ACCATTGTGACGACAGACGTGGGGCAACACCAGATGTGGATAGCTCAAGCGTATCCCTTTACAAAGCCGCGCAGGCTCTTGACGTCAGGTGGCCTGGGGACGATGGGCTTCGGCCTTCCTGCAGCTATAGGCGCGGCCCTGGCGAATCCGGGCAGGACAGTCCTCTGCGCGAGCGGGGATGGTTCTTTTCAGATGAACATTCAGGAACTGGCCACGCTGGCAGAGCTCGATCTCCCGGTCAAGATAGTGATCATGAATAATGGTCATTTAGGGCTCGTGAGACAGCAGCAAGAGCTCTTCTACGATAAGCGGTATATCGCCTCGCGTTTTTCCCTCAAGCTCGATTTTGCTGCTCTGGGGCGCCAGTTCGGGATACCAGGCTTTCGCGTGGCTGAGCCGGGCGATTTGGCCGGCGCACTGGAAAGGGCTTTGTCCGAGCCGGGGCCGTGTATAATCGATATACCGATACATTACGAGGAGAATGTGTACCCTATTGTGCCGCCGGGGGCATCGAACAGGGACATGATAGGCAGCGAATTTGAATTGGCTTGA